Proteins encoded by one window of Pseudorca crassidens isolate mPseCra1 chromosome 3, mPseCra1.hap1, whole genome shotgun sequence:
- the MCIDAS gene encoding multicilin, whose product MQACGGTAGGRRAFDSICPNRMLDLRGRPFGKPGKLERKFAPARKLFLGSSGSSPVSVYEDPPDAELAALPALTTIDLQDLADCSSLLGSDAPPSGNSAASQNHSLQTAADFDLQDFRDTVDDLIADSSSMMSPPLAGGDFPFSPCDVLPFGPCLSPQALQSPPLRPPDVPPPEQYWKEVADQNQRALGDALVENNQLHVTLTQKQEEIASLKERNVQLKELASRTRHLASVLDKLMITQSRDFGAAAEPIPLKATSKRSLEELLSAGQDCAEVDAILREISERCDEALQSRDPKRLRLQPELPSTDGRPGNLHGAFRGLRTDCSRSALNLSHSELEEGGSFSTSIRSHSTIRTLAFPQGNAFTIRTANGGYKFRWVPS is encoded by the exons ATGCAGGCGTGCGGGGGCACCGCGGGGGGTCGCCGGGCCTTCGACAGCATTTGCCCCAATAGGATGCTGGATCTGCGAGGCCGGCCGTTCGGCAAGCCCGGGAAGCTGGAGAGGAAG TTCGCCCCTGCGCGGAAGCTCTTTCTCGGTAGCAGCGGCAGCAGCCCGGTGTCGGTGTACGAGGATCCCCCAGACGCCGAGCTCGCTGCGCTGCCAG CCCTCACCACCATAGACCTGCAGGACCTCGCTGACTGCTCCTCGTTACTCGGGTCCGACGCGCCGCCTAGTGGTAATTCGGCCGCCTCACAG AACCACTCCCTGCAAACGGCAGCGGACTTCGATCTGCAGGATTTCAGAGACACCGTGGATGATCTCATTGCAG ACTCATCCTCTATGATGTCGCCTCCCCTGGCGGGCGGAGACTTCCCCTTCTCTCCTTGCGACGTACTGCCGTTTGGTCCCTGTCTCTCCCCACAAGCCTTGCAGTCACCGCCGCTGCGCCCTCCCGACGTGCCCCCACCAGAGCAGTACTGGAAGGAGGTGGCCGACCAGAACCAGAGGGCGTTGGGGGACGCACTCGTGGAGAATAACCAA CTGCACGTGACGTTGACCCAGAAACAGGAGGAGATCGCCTCACTGAAGGAGCGGAACGTGCAACTGAAGGAACTCGCCAGTCGGACACGGCACCTGGCCTCGGTGCTGGAT AAGCTGATGATCACACAGTCCCGGGATTTCGGGGCGGCAGCTGAGCCCATCCCACTCAAGGCGACTTCCAAAAGGAGCCTGGAGGAGTTGTTGAGCGCGGGGCAGGATTGCGCGGAAGTGGACGCCATCCTGAGGGAGATTTCCGAGCGCTGCGATGAAGCGCTGCAGAGCCGCGATCCCAAGCGGCTCCGGCTGCAGCCCGAGCTCCCGAGCACGGACGGCAGGCCTGGGAACCTGCACGGCGCCTTCCGGGGGCTGCGCACAGACTGCAGCCGGAGCGCGCTGAACCTGAGCCACAGTGAGCTGGAGGAGGGCGGCTCCTTCAGCACCTCCATCCGCAGCCACAGCACCATCCGTACCCTCGCTTTCCCCCAGGGAAATGCCTTCACCATCCGGACAGCCAACGGGGGTTACAAATTCCGCTGGGTCCCCAGTTGA